In the genome of Populus trichocarpa isolate Nisqually-1 chromosome 10, P.trichocarpa_v4.1, whole genome shotgun sequence, the window CATCTGACTCGGGTTCTGGAAGGAAATCTTGTGGCTGCCAACAACTCTCAACAGGTTTTAGGAGCACTAAGAGGTTCTCCTCTGCCCAATTTTCCATGGATTTGAAAATCTCCAGCTTTTGCGGAGGCATCGAATGGGTCACTTGAACATGTACCTCTTGTGGAGGACACTTAGGCTTCTTCTTTAGATTCTGAACCTCTCTACAAtcagtaaaaaataaagttacaaaaactaaaattatggACCAGATTAACTGTCCTCTGTAATGCTACACAGATATCGTGAGATCACTCCAGCCGTTTCTAATCTGTAGATAGCATGAAAAATTTGGCGTAGTAACAAGTATCCAATTTTTGTGTCCTGAGGGTCATCCCACACTTAATTGCATATGAATTGGGTAGGGGTGTAAATTTTGACATGGTGCATGTACACAGAAAGTATTTCCTTTGGCTGCAAATATTTCCATTTACCATGTTCTCCTAGGTGAGCCAAACATGGAAAAATGTGAAAAATGTTTACCAAAGCatattttacatgaaacaaATATAGCCTTAATTACACATTGCAGTATAGGGCATGCTTCACAACTAATGATGCCCAACGCACCACCTTTAAAATATAGGTATACAAGCAATTGTCTCTAATACATTGGTAAGTGACAAATATTCTCTTTAAGATAAGTCaagattattaaatattttcaaaagaaatatcTCCCAGAAAATGAAACCTCGAGGAAAACTATGAATATTCATACATGAAAGACTATAGAGCATCTCACATAGAACAGCCATTTGGAACACACACGCATATAATGGGGGTGGGAGAGGGGAGCGAATGAATATTTAACGAAACTGAAAATTTGTGTAGCTGAAATAGTGTGGAGTTTTGTGTAGGTGCAGCAGCAAGTTAAACAGTGCAGAGCAGTGGGTTTTTGCTTTTTGGGTTGTTCGGCAGGGAATTTTAGCTGACAATGTAGCAAAGGGACGGAGGGAGGGAGtggcttgtttttttcatttaaggaAAAAGGTATACACAgaagaaacaaaaccaaactcGACCAACTACCACAATATTGAGAGACAGTTAAGTAAAAAATCCAACCACCCAAATCTGTGGAAGTATAGCCCAAACACGAAATGCATACAGCCAtattcaatcaaagaaaaaaggtaCAAATTCCATGTCAAGAGCATTAACAATCTTTAGAAATAAAATCCTTTGCACAAAATAAACCAATGCAGAAAacaaaggattaaaaaaagaatttttgcaAATTGTATGCAGAATATGGTGGAAACTGAAAGTTCAAATCCAATAGAagcatttattcaattatttcaacatttttttccaCAGAACctgataaactaaaaaaaccatatcatattttaaatattttcttataatacagactatataattacaaaataaattaaaaaaccaaagcaTTGTATTTTTGTTTGCCTTTCTTGGTAGTTCCATCTATATTTTGGTTCGATATGGTTAGTTCAGTTTTCATGATTAAAGAACTGAGATTTTGGTTTGGATTAGACATTAACCAACCAGTAACCAAATGGGAAGACTGAATGCTCACCCCCTAGATATTACATGAGATAAGCTACCCTGAATTCCGATCTCCAGATCATGTTGTATGACAAGATATGGAATTTGCGTACTAACAAGCAAGAACTATTTGTTCATAATATACTTAATCCAACTAAATCAAAGCATCCACTATAAAAGATGCAGCATCAAATCTGACCCAGCTTCAATGGTTTCTATATGGATAACGAATATTCAATAGCATGAAACAGGTTAAGCCAAGCATAGAGTTACTCATTCCCATCAAAGAAGGCAAAGCAAATCATGAGAAATCAGAATGGCATACATCAATCTCAGTACATATAAACGATTTATAAAACACGATTACAAAACACAACTGGTGTATTGAGGGGGAGAAACAGCAAGCTATTACAACCAAATAGGAAGAAAACAAGGACATATAAGACTATACAGGCACTGAAACCAGTCAACCAACCGGACTAGTTCAAAGGAATAAGTTACCTCACACAATCAGACCTAACTCTCGACGAAGgggcaaaataaaataaaatgtacgCCCCCACATGCAGCTCACAcggcacacaaaaaaaatccctttaGAATATTACCGTATGCTGCATTATATAATTGTGAAAACGATATTAACCGTACAtgagtcagaattttcttcttttttaagtcCCAGaaataaaccaatatttttcttcttacatGTCTAACTGATCTTGAATAAACAATTCCATGCCTCTAGCTTTAAAAAcagttttataaattatgagAATCACtgcaagcattttttttaaaaaaaaaaggaaagaaaaaagagtacTGTGAAGTAAACTTAGATTCATACCACCTCATAAAAGCAtcctataataaaattagagcTCCATGCTGATGCATGCATTCAAGAAATGGAAAAGACTATGTTAACAACATAATCAACCAATCTAATAAACCAACCTcataaaatgaaaagcaaaaatcAGCTAAAAAAATGTTAGGAGGAATTCGGCAAATAAATTCCAAGAACCATGTTTTGATCAAACAGAAATGCAAAAGATTGATTTATAGCAACATGATtggttattatttataaaaaaaaaatgaacgaaTCCACCGACTTGAATAAATCAAAAGGAGGCATACATAAATTAACTGCGGATACAAAATCAAGTTCAAACAACTGTACACAGAgcacaaaaatattaatgaaatcacAGGGATctaaatgaaattttaacagTGTCAGGcccatttataataataataaaaatcaaaatcaatcttTGATCAATCAACTCATGAGACCTGTccagttcaaattaaaaatgaagagGTGACAGGGAAATGACAAATTAAGCTCGTTTAGCACGAACTAAAGACAGCCcagatcaaaagaaaaaaaatgataatttccaATCATACCCATTCACATcggcaaaggaaaaaaattaaaaaaacccatgattcgtttaatagaagaaaatgagagagatgGGGGGGAGAGGGGCTCACTTGGTGGAAATGGGATTCAATGTAGAGGCCATGAGAACTCTATGAGGAGATCTCATAGAGCCAGATTGAGAAGGAAGGTTGTGGATTGATGGGAAGGTTATTTGGTTCAGCTTCAAAGCCATTTTCTCTCTTTCGCTTCCGaaacacacacaaaagaaatgaaaagaagagagagagttgtGGTGGTTTTGGTTTCTCTGCTcttctgtttttgtttatgcaagcttcttttttttaacgtaAACGCAGAGAGGAGTTAGAGAGAGCTCGAGGAAACCGAGCACCGAGAGAGGGAGGAGAGCGGAAAATGAGAATGGTGGGAGAGAGACGCGGCATAAAAAAGAGATTGATTTGAAAAGGACCACTTTCTTTACCCATTTTACCTGTTTGCCattccctttttcttcttggAGATTACAAATTGTTAGTTAGCCCGACAGGAGACAAAACCAGGATGTTGTGAAATTATCAAGGATGCTTGCTTACACGTcacaaatatcattttaattcataCTTTATTGTTTCaactagaaataaataaatgctttCCGAGGTATAGATCTTTAATCTTCTACAAGGTGACAAGATGTTACCCTGTTTTTTCGAacttgaaaagtaaattataaattaatatgaattgtattttgcatggtttttaaacccgacccgaTCCAAgctcgggttccgggttttgaccgagtCACCGGGTCGGCCAGATCAAtccctatttttaaaaaaattcaaaacggcgtcgttttagtaaaaaaaaaacaaaagtcaacgggttgcaaccaggtttttgacCGGATCAACCGGGTCGCCGGATCATATCAGATCATAGcttattctattttttcattaacCCAATCTAATTTTATTCCTGAATTAGTTAGATTTTGAATCAACCTGTCAAGCCaactgaatttaaaaattatgatattttgtgATGTGTGAAAGATCACTTAACATGAAAttgagagattaaaaaataaatattgttaacTCTAGAAGGCTAGCGCGATGGGCAAAGGGACAGGCttccttttaatatttgattttaagaaaaatttatttaaaaatatattaaaataatatctatttttatttttgactttaaaattattcaaaatcataaaaaaaattaattcaaagaaaaaaatcaagaatttttaaaaacaccacacaaacaaacacatttttaatGTCTTAATGCCCGTTTGATATTGAGGCtcaacttgtttttcatcaaaatttaattattatttttttagaattaatttttttaaaatatatttttatcattttaatatattgatatcaagactaaattttaaaaaattaaaaaatatatatattaatttatttcaaaatgaaaaacatttttttaaaaaaaaaacattagttttGAAGACCTATTTTAGTTGATAAATAGATATAAATTTGACACCATCATcctcaaattttataaaaaggtgGAGGAAGATGATTTTTTCTGTGAATGTACTTAGTATAGAAGTGAAGAAACTTGATCgaaaatagatttgattttggTACACGAGAATTGGCGTGACTTAATAATTTCCCTTCAATCTGCCAATCACTAGTcgtgaaaaaattaattaacgattaAAATGGACGTGTTTAGCATAAACTCGGGGCTTTGTTTGTTAGAAACGATGAGTGGGGATAGACGTCAAGTGAAGGAtgaagagtgtttttttttttttaagatcattttgatatcaaaaataatttttaaaaaataataaaaaaattattttaatatatttataaataaaaaaatattttaaaaaaaattattactatattCTCAAAAATCATCTAACTACTAGAAACATATATTGTTTTACACGTGTTGACGCATGAAGTATGAGGGGAGgtgtaaaattttataattttaaagtgcttgtttgtttgttttcctgttataatttgttttttaatatatttcagattatttttttgttttaaaaaatattaaattaatatttttaaataattgtatatataatttcaattaaaaaatacttcaaataaaaaaacagactGCACGTATGTATCCCTTTGCGTGATCTCTAACAGCTTGCTGAATGTCTTCCCCGCCGTTGACACCTCCCACGCCTCGTATGTCGTTGCTTTGCAGCTTTTGACGATGACAACCTTCATTGTTTGTTTCGTTTATCAATCCGTGGTGGGAGAGTTCGTGTTTCAGTCGCCATAGCAGGACCCGCCGGAAAATGCCAATATGAACGGAAGAAATCTGCTCGATTTCATTTCCCAAGGCTACAACAAGTTCTAATCTTGTAATTATAGCgtgatttaatcataaaaaactaGAGATgcacaaaaaaatatgtttttcataaaaaattatatatttttaaaaaagaatgtcagtccttttaaaagtttttcatgatttttatatttttttttgtatatttttagcAAGCATAGAAAcacgaaaagaaaaggacaaattaaattaaaaaaaatacatgaaagagATATTTACAAGTCTCGTACTAGATAAGGATAGATCTAATATTCATTCATTGTATTTGGTGTTTTCAAATATCCTTAAACCAGAgctatttattatttcatgCGGTGTGTGTGGagtttcatatttaaaaaaaaattattacacttGATTTGTAAagatttcttttcatataatttttaatttgacgTGGATTATCTCTCCATTTGTGGTGTCTAGAGTTTTCACAGGTTTTCATTTAATAGCTTTTTAAccgtgtattaaaaaaataatataaattatattttaaatttgagattttatttaaaaatttaagttattaaattgaattagtCATTTAATATAATGTTAGAATCTTAATATCAAAACgatcataaatttaaatattacaatccttattttatcacaatattttttattttattttttattgaagataCCTAATCTCATTTCCTTGGCTATGTTTTATCATTATTTCTATGcatataatttgtttgatgCATAACAGGTATTCCCTTTTCCCTGAACACGCAATAAGCTTAGATATTTCAACATGAATAAAACCGAGAATGAATATATTGTACAACcaatcccttgttttttttttaattattattaacgtgaatATCCAGATCAGCTTATACGTATTTTGACTAATCTCATGAACCTTAAAGTTAACTACTGTATAAGTTTCCAGTAGCCCTAAGGTTTGTGAGACTTGAATTGataacctttaaaaaacaaatctaaaatttgaccaattaaattaTTCTCAGTATGTTAACCAATCCCTTAtactttatctttaaataaatcaGTCAAAATTTCCACGCtatcttaatattaattaatatcaagtggagactttttttgtttaattttctctctcaaaattcgTCGTTTGGTACCCACgccacaagaaagaaagaaatttcatGGTGGGTTGAGTTTCTTATAGGCAAATTATCCGACTCGAGGCTGGAGTCAAGTGAATGAATTACAACAAGCTGTGGAATTTGATTTACAGAATATGGAGAGATGTTGGGTTCAATTTCTTATTAAGTTTCGAGATTTCAAACACGCATGCATGCCCGTCCATGAAATGCACGAAATTCCATTCATGAAAAACACAGAGCCagcaataaacaaaaaagcgaTGCCATTCCTCACAAGATCTAAGTACTACAAGAGCGAAGATCCTCCTGCTCGAcgccattattttttttttctcttctcccctCTGAAAACACGAGCTCAATGAAAGTTCGTGAGCAACGAGCTTCACTTTCCACTGCTATAATCTCACATATACCAGGCCATTTCAAATATAAACGAAACGAGGCATTTATTATATGCTGAAGGAGCTTATACCAGTACATGGTAGTGTATTCATTACTGATGATGCATCGTATATCATAGATTCATgctaaaaatatacaaaaaatacatgaatggCTGTAATTTATCAACTGACTTCGTGAGGTCTGCTAAGAGCTAATGAATGGTTGTAATTTATCAACTcatacttagtttttttaagatatataaaACAGTAGAGTTCGATACAATCAATGGCCTGATGACTAAGTATCTGACCAAAACATCGACAGCTCATGTATTGCTAAAATTTTCTTCGTGGCAGAGAATTCAATGGCTTTGTCTTTTTGTCAACCATCATCATATACTTTCTATTAAATTACAAGCTACTTTTTCCAGCAACTCAACCATCGAACAGCATGGGGCTTGGTGACGGATCGGGATAGCGGtgcagatatttttttaatggcatgAGCCCAGCTATGGTTTCAAGAAACACGGCCTTAAAAATTGATGGTGATATGAAAAGCAagcagaaaaaaacaaaggatcgggttcttttttcatttcacttTAAGATGAAATTAATCGAATGCAGATCTGAAAAATAAGGGGGCGAAGTTTAGTGTGACTTGTATAATCATGTGAAGCGAGATAGATTTTTGCAAAGAATGGAGAGAAAAGGTGGAGAGCGAGATCACAATGCCTAgcgagattaaaaataaaaaaaaatgtaagagtTCGGTCTCTAGGGTATCTTGAGGATATTTCGAAGAGTTTTCaccatattttaatattttaatattaaaaatatttttttaattcattttcaagTCTCTTCGTTATACAGAAGTATCATATTtgacaaaaatcataaactatAATTCtctatcaatcaaatattaaataatataatcgaaaaaaaaattaatttttaatgctaaaagataaaaataaaaaaaaattatatctaaaaaaattatcaaaatcaaatgaataaaaaaacaaacgaaTAAGGATCAACATGATATAAAAGTaaagtgaaattaaatgttgagggataaaattaaaaaaataaatttaattaaaaatatgattaaaaataagataaataacaattaaatgaacGATGACTAGATATAAgagatgaaaaatatcaaataagaataaaataaaaaataaatctaattttatgtatcatttaaaattaaaaaaggatcgaatttaaataaaaaataaattaaatgactgGTTTGAAGTTCTAAAATGCAATACATGAaaatcaaggtaaaaaaaataaatccaacaacactaaaaaggaaaatatattgagacaaatccaacaatatttaaaaaaaatcctttatttACCTTTGAAAATCATTGTACCCGCCACCTAAAAGTGATGAAGTATATGGTGTATTGGCGCATGctatctatttttaattaatattttatattcaataaaatattaaattgtgtgtgagttaatataaatataacaaagaaaCATATGTgagaaaagatgaaataatCCCTAGATGACAACttataacttttttgtttttaatggtaTTTGTGtcatttaattgtaaaaaaagagagactaaAATACAATAGCATAACAActtgctattttgtttttaaaaatattgtggtaattttattattttaaaaaaaaaacaaagagacgAAGTTGTCCGCGGACACCTGCATAGCAACTAATGgccctttgaatttttttttatgagagataaaataacaattacacTATAACGGTGAATTTTTTCTTCGGTAGAAATTGCCACGTACTATTGTTGTCAActtgttttatattataattttttcttcggCAGCTAAGAAAACAAATCCTTGTACATATTGTGCCGTGTTGGACAGGCGGGAAAAGTTTGATCAGTAAACGGCGTGAGCATGTTTTCCGTTCTTTCTGACGGATCGAGCTCAAAGTCCATACTTGCTAGTGGGCCTGTATGCAATAAAATGAGTCTAGTCGGGCCGGGTtggcttcatatttttcatgtcCTATCTGGTTTTCCTATCCACGACCCCATGCCTCATACTTAACGGgaagtgtttgaaaatataacagtaattgtgtttttaatgtgtattttacttaaaaatatataaaaataatattttttattttttaaaaattatttttaatatcagtacatcgatctggaaacaccaaaaaaatattaatttaaaattaaaaaaaaattaatttttttaaaatacttttaaaacacaaaaactcgtgaattataaaaaattaaatctctgACCCAGcgattataaaatttttataatgttatagTTGATTAATtacaattcaattaataaatatctTATTACGGCTAAACAATTTCTAGCTAATAACAAGAAGAGTACGATTAATGGAACTCTTGATtgggggtgattattttttgtttggttcggtttttatcaaaaaaaaataatcaaattgaattttttttttaaaaaaaaccaaaaccggatcaaaccgaccggtttcatttcggttcggtttttagggcaaaaaccggttcaaaccggtttggctcggttttctccggttttggctcggtttgggtcggtttttttccggttcggtttggtttttttggttttataaacaaaaaaccgaaaccgaaccgaaccggccggttttttcaaaattttaatcggtttaatcagtttttttttcggttatttttttttcggttttcttgatttaatcggtttttcggtttttttactcTTCCCTACTCTTGATGCAAAtgttttgtgaaaaatattttaattatttttatcgaCAATCACTAATACAATTACCATAGAAAACTATTATTAGAATATGTTATTATCACTGTCACTATATTATTCCTTAAACCTCTATAAATTGATATACAtgagattataaaaaattaattaatgatctaATCAAAAAACTATTCGAAGTTCatatttgtattaattaattaaaatataattcagctaggaaattatttaaaattcatatttaagtCAGGATTGAAAAAAGCATTATTTAATCGATCGAGATCTAAAAAGAAACATGAGAGTATTTATAATTACGTGATGTCACTTGAGAGGACACTTTATACATATATCATAGATAGACTGCAAATTATACTGAAGATGAGCACTCTTTGACAGCTGATAGGTTGAAGCTATCATTCCCCACACACGGCACTGAACTCAAACTCTTACTTCTCTACCATGAATCCAGCTAAAAGGAATGGTTGATGCTTGCTTTGCCTTTTCTTGAGCTCTCTCTTCTAACCTTCTAATCCTTGAAGGCAATCTACACACAAAATCTTGAGCCCTGCGTCCTTCACTAGACAAACCTGTCAATCCCGCTACATTCCATCTTCCCaccaaaaattctaaattatcGGCATAGTCCTTGGCAGTATAGACCCCAAGATTCTGGGCAACAGCTGAGAAGTTCTCAAAAAGGTTATCATCCTGACCATCGTACATCAAGAGGGCTGGCATAACGATTTTTTTCCTCATCATGTCGGCTAAGGCCAGAACAGTAGCATCTGGGTCAATCTCAAACAACTTCTCCGCAATCATGGTGTATGCAATTTCATGTCGCTTTTCATCTGCAGCAATGGTGCCACATATTTGTGCTAGCTTCGCATCTCCATATCTCTTGGCTAGTCTAGCTGTGTTGCCATGAGAGATGAATGTTGCCCTCTCTTGGAATGACGTGTAAATGAAAAAGTTGTACGGGTTGTTCTCAAATTTGAAATCCTATAAGAAACagagacaaaaagaaaagattcaATTATTGAATACTAGTTGTGCTCATGCACGTTCAAGTGTCCTTGATGACAACTagcatggaaaaaaaagaggatctATAAATCAATGGATAACCTTACCATTCCACACCCTATCAAATACTGGATTGTCTTCTCAATCTGTCTCATGTCCACTCGTCCAGATAGGTAAAGATACTTGTTGAGAAGGTCACCGTGCCTGTTCTCTTCAGCAGTCCATCCTCTATTCCAAACTGCCCAAGGAGATAGTGATGCACCAGTCTCGTCCCTGACTCCATCCAGTGTGTTAAGTGCTGTCTGGTATGTTGGAAGTGCTTCTTCTGTGATCATATCTCCCACCAAAACAACAAAGTAGTCATCAGGAAGTTCTTTTGATCTTTCCCtcaattccttcacttgttcataGAATCCTTCGGAGTCAGCTTGTGGCAGGAAATCTTGCGGTTGCCACGATTTCTCAACAGGCTTTAGATGCGTTAAGATGTTCTTCGTAGTCCAACTCTCCATGGACTTGAATATCTCAATCTTTTCTGGTGGCATGGAATGCGTCACTTGAAAATGGACTTCTTTGGCAGGCCAATAGGAGTCCCTCTTTGTACTCTCCGACCCTCTAAAACCAGTGAATAAAGTAGACTTAGAATGTGTCGTTTTTGCCTTTGCTTTTCTTTGCTAGAATGCTAGAATGCTAGTATACATTATacgatcataaaatttaaactggATAATGTTTTGCAGCTGGATACAAATTATAGATGAAcagcttcaatttttttgtgcttcagtTACAATCTTGAGCCTGTCAACAGACAGCCATGGTCTAACGATTGAGGCTTAAACAGATAGATTGCTTTAActcattaaacaaaattaaaaatattattttcggttaaaagaaagaataattttacatttttatttatttatatttttcctaatagttttaaagaaaattctcatattttcaagtatttttaattaaaaagaaaattcttaatACTGTTCAATATTCATAATtcaaaagaatgtttttttaatttttaattttcctgaaaaaattaaaagaagttttaatttctttcttttactataaatatcatagataaatcattttttaaaaaaatattcttttactgataaaatcttgtttttatatttagcttTCTATTTACATTTACAtctttttactagtttttttttcttataaattaaattttaaatatgtgaTGCCTTACAAATACGTTGTGTATTCTAAACGTAAAAGCCAGGATAATATATTCaagaaacataataaattaaagtaataatatataaataaattaaattaaaaatatatatatatatatatatatatatatagagagagagagagagagagatagtttgtttttacgttttaatttttttttgaaaaaaatttaatttaaaatttttttacttcatataatttttttgatatttctatatcattttaatatactaatatcaaaaataatttttaaaataaaaaatattttaaaaatcaaccattattaataataatagccCGACAGTACAGGAAGAGAATTCAGTGCATTAactctatatatatttaatatttcatgatGTTGAAAATGAAAGGGGGGAAAGAGGTGAATtcgaaaaataacaaaagtgaGCTTTCATGTTTTCTCACGACAGCTAAGTGCGCAATAGAGGGCAgacaaaaaatcttatttttaatatgttggtgGTTTCTATACACCTGTGCAAATAAATTCAGTACAGTCTGCATGTACATGGACCTCGCGATccatggaatatatatatatatattcttaacaGCTAAGCGTTTCCATAATTAACATGTCTGTGCTAATCAACAGAGCCCACTCTaaataatgttataatcttaTCATTAAACTATAATCTTCTAGgcctaattataattataatgtcaATTGCAGGGTTTTCATGCAATGGCATGCTAGGTACGTATCCGTCTAGCTAGCTAATTTCATAACAAATTAGTTtgtgaatgaataaaaaaaatatttatatttaatttacaatgaaaagaaatattcataATTCCTagtgtttatataaatatagagTTTTATTATATAGTAAATTAAGTGAAACCATGATAAATGATCTCttctaaaataacatttaatactTGGACATTAGACATATGAAACTTAATATGTTAATGAGGTTAATTcttctttgagttttttttttagtaattagttttaatatttatttttaatttttataattaattttgatatttataagtgTTAGGATAAAActgaataataaatattcagttttatccaaaatataattattttattaaaaatcataaatcttaATAGTCATAATATTTCAAGCTTATAT includes:
- the LOC7464597 gene encoding stearoyl-[acyl-carrier-protein] 9-desaturase 5, chloroplastic, encoding MALKLNLVALPSHNLKSAKVFAASTMQYSTTRGSESTKRDSYWPAKEVHFQVTHSMPPEKIEIFKSMESWTTKNILTHLKPVEKSWQPQDFLPQADSEGFYEQVKELRERSKELPDDYFVVLVGDMITEEALPTYQTALNTLDGVRDETGASLSPWAVWNRGWTAEENRHGDLLNKYLYLSGRVDMRQIEKTIQYLIGCGMDFKFENNPYNFFIYTSFQERATFISHGNTARLAKRYGDAKLAQICGTIAADEKRHEIAYTMIAEKLFEIDPDATVLALADMMRKKIVMPALLMYDGQDDNLFENFSAVAQNLGVYTAKDYADNLEFLVGRWNVAGLTGLSSEGRRAQDFVCRLPSRIRRLEERAQEKAKQASTIPFSWIHGREVRV